From Oncorhynchus nerka isolate Pitt River linkage group LG1, Oner_Uvic_2.0, whole genome shotgun sequence, the proteins below share one genomic window:
- the LOC115128451 gene encoding LOW QUALITY PROTEIN: kelch-like protein 6 (The sequence of the model RefSeq protein was modified relative to this genomic sequence to represent the inferred CDS: deleted 2 bases in 1 codon), translating to MSDSLERTTDTPLPGPSENPREGSDPGEEGEGGDGSGMRWEDGGLSVELQRGMETLRVSGELTDVTLRVQEQDFPCHRAVLAAASHYYRAMFCSGLRESHEKQVEIKGVDSETMKTLLDYTYTSRATITHTNVQRTLEAASLFQFPRVVEACAGFLADSLQPESCVGVLRLAEAHSLPALRDRVQDYLVSEFSRVVQHEEYLELPAGALQNALKRDDLGVTREESVFEALMRWVRAKEEERCLLLAGLLSYVRLPLLEPAYFLETVEADQLIRRCDEAFTLLQEARTYHLSGNEVVTERTKPRLQHYLSEVFMIIGGCTKEERFVATVTCLDPLRRSRLEVAKLPITEMEEESHNRKWVEFACVTFRNEVFISGGKETQHEAWKYNGALDRWIPIEPLVTGRWRHKMAVHGGKVYALGGFDGTQRLTSVEAYDTFHNRWTPAPPLLLGVSSFAAASFNKWIFAIGGGPNGKLATDRLQCWEPGTESWGLRSPMPIEAKCTNAVTFRERIYVVGGAMHALYCYSPQSDSWSMVTRLGERASCAIAACNNKLFITGGRDDKNQVISTVMCWDPVTTTMTEECVLPLGVSHHGSVTLHKSYTHIHRIAPATVSV from the exons ATGAGTGACTCGTTGGAGAGGACCACCGACACCCCTCTGCCTGGGCCCTCAGAG AACCCCAGAGAGGGCTCTGACCCTGGGGAAGAGGGTGAAGGGGGTGATGGAAGTGGGATGCGTTGGGAAGATGGAGGCCTGTCTGTGGAGCTTCAGAGGGGGATGGAGACGCTTCGTGTGAGTGGAGAGCTGACCGACGTGACTCTGCGAGTTCAGGAACAGGACTTCCCCTGCCACAGAGCTGTGCTCGCCGCCGCCAGCCACTACTAtag agcgATGTTCTGCAGTGGTCTGAGAGAGAGTCATGAGAAGCAGGTGGAGATTAAAGGGGTGGACAGTGAGACCATGAAGACTCTACTGGACTACACCTATACCAGCCGAGccaccatcacacacaccaacGTCCAGAGAACACTGGAGGCCGCCAGCCTGTTCCAG tTTCCTCGTGTAGTGGAGGCCTGTGCAGGGTTCCTGGCTGACTCTCTCCAGCCAGAGAGCTGTGTAGGTGTACTGCGTCTGGCTGAGGCCCATTCATTGCCTGCACTGAGAGACAGGGTCCAGGACTACCTGGTTTCAGAGTTCTCCAGAGTGGTTCAGCATGAGGAGTACCTGGAGCTGCCAGCGGGGGCGTTGCAGAACGCTCTGAAGAGAGATGACCTGGGAGTGACACGGGAGGAGAGTGTGTTTGAG GCTCTGATGCGCTGGGTGCGagcaaaggaggaggagagatgcctCCTACTAGCTGGTCTTCTGTCATACGTGCGTCTGCCACTGCTGGAGCCGGCTTACTTCCTGGAAACGGTGGAGGCCGACCAGCTGATTCGCCGCTGTGACGAGGCCTTCACCCTACTGCAGGAGGCCCGCACCTACCACCTGTCAGGCAACGAG gtggtcaCGGAGCGTACCAAGCCTCGTTTACAGCACTACCTATCTGAGGTGTTCATGATCATCGGTGGCTGCACCAAAGAGGAGCGCTTCGTTGCCACTGTGACCTGCCTTGACCCTCTGCGCCGCAGCCGGCTGGAAGTCGCCAAGCTGCCAatcacagagatggaggaggagtccCACAACCGGAAGTGGGTGGAGTTTGCTTGTGTCACCTTCCGGAATGAGGTGTTCATATCCG GTGGAAAAGAGACACAGCACGAGGCGTGGAAGTACAACGGTGCCCTGGACAGGTGGATCCCCATTGAGCCCCTGGTGACTGGGCGCTGGAGACACAAGATGGCAGTTCACGGGGGGAAGGTGTATGCCCTGGGGGGGTTCGATGGGACTCAGAGACTCACCAGCGTGGAAGCCTACGACACATTTCACAACCGCTGGACAccg GCCCCGCCCCTCTTGTTGGGCGTCAGCTCATTCGCTGCAGCAAGCTTCAATAAGTGGATCTTTGCGATCGGGGGAGGGCCCAACGGGAAGCTGGCCACTGATAGGCTGCAGTGCTGGGAGCCAGGGACTGAGAGCTGGGGCCTGCGGTCGCCCATGCCCATCGAGGCTAAATGTACTAATGCTGTCACCTTCAGGGAACGCATCTATGTAGTTG gcGGTGCCATGCATGCTCTGTACTGCTACTCCCCCCAGTCAGACAGCTGGTCTATGGTGACCCGGCTGGGCGAGAGGGCGAGCTGCGCCATCGCAGCCTGTAACAACAAACTATTCATCACTGGTGGCCGTGACGACAAGAACCAGGTCATCTCCACGGTGATGTGCTGGGACCCAGTCACAACCACAATGACAGAGGAATGTGTGTTACCGCTTGGTGTCTCTCACCACGGAAGCGTCACACTCCACAAGTCCTACACGCACATACACAGGATAGCACCTGCAACCGTGTCGGTGTGA